A region of the Lachancea thermotolerans CBS 6340 chromosome E complete sequence genome:
TGTCGGGCACGATGAGCGGGGTGACCGCGACGGAGCCGGGCAAAAAGTCCAAGAAGATCTCGTTCGGCGGGCTCGGCAAGAAAACGCAGAGCATGCTGAGCTCCGAACACCTGCCCAACGGCGGCAAGCTGCCCAACTTCAAGGCCACCAGGCCCAAGATGAAGAACGTTAAGAGTGTCGCCAAGCACGCCAACAAGCTGCGCCGCAAGCAGGCGGCCGAGGCCAAGATCACAGTTCACATCGCCGCGCTGCTGCAGAGACAGCGCTTCATCCTGCGTCTCTGTAAGGCCTTCATGCTGTACGGTGCGCCCACACACCGTCTGGAGGAATATATGATTATGACGTCACGTGTGCTGGAGATCGACGGCCAGTTCCTGTACGTTCCCGGCTGTATGGTCGTCTCGTTCGGCGACGCCACCACCAGGACGTCTGAGGTGCAGCTGGTCCGGTGCGCGCAGGGCCTGAATCTGTGGAAACTGCACCAAGTTCACGCGATCTACAAAAGTGTCATCCACGACTTGATCAGCGCCGAGGACGCGAATGTTGCCATTGACCGCATCATGGCAGAGCCCAACCTGTACCCACCCTGGATGTGCGTGCTCCTCTACGGCTTTTGCTCCTCAATGGTCACCCCATTCGCTTTTGGAGGCTGGTGGATAAACATGGCAACCTCGTTTTTCATTGGATGCTGCGTTGGCTGCCTACAGTTTATTGTGTCTCAAAGATCCAACCTGTACTCGAACGTTTTCGAGGTGACCGCCTCCATTGTTGTTAGTTTTTGCGGCAGAGCGTTGGGTTCCATCAAGAACTCTGACATTTGTTTCGGTGCAACTGTTCAGGGCTCCCTTGCACTCATTTTACCAGGCTTTATTATCTTGACCGGTTCCTTGGAGCTTCAAAGCAGAAACTTGGTGGCTGGTTCCGTTCGTATGTTTTACGCTATCATCTACTCCTTGTTTCTTGGTTTCGGTATCACCCTGGGGGCAGCTTTATTTGGTTGGATTTACAACAAAGGCGACAGACAAGCAAGTGATGAGACAACTTGCAATAGAAAGGTGTCTCCATGGTACTACTTCATTTTTGTCCCGTTTTTCTCAATTGGGTTGGGCTTAATCAATCAAGCCAAGTGGTCCCAGTTGCCGGTAATGACCCTCATCTCCTGCTGTGGCTACGGTGTCACCTATGCATCGGGTCtgcacttcaagaactcaaCCGAGTTCCGGTCTGCAATGGCTGCATTTGTCATTGGTATCTTAGGTAACCTGTACTCCAGAATCTGGAAGGGTCTCGCTGTCTCAGCCATGCTGCCCGCCATCTTTGTTCAGGTTCCATCAGGTATTGCATCTCAGAGTACTTTGTTGGCAGGTGTCCAAAGTGCAAACGAAATCACAAACACAAACGGAACTACCACTGTTGTCAGCGGCACTTCGGATATCTCCAGTTCCATGTCGTTCGGTGTCACCATGATTCAAGTTTCCATTGGCATTTCGGTTGGTCTATTCGCCTCCACAATTTTCGTTTACCCatttggaaagaagaagaccgGCCTATTCACCCTCTAAGCATTATTTTGACGCGGGTCTTTCATCCTTGCATACGCTTCATTCAACCCGCACCGCACTCATCAAAATTTATAAGCAGATATATCATAACTAATTTAGTTACTCTCATCCCATCATTTCATTCGTCCATTTGAACTCCCTTTGCTTCGAGTTGTAAGCGATCTGCATCTTCTCTGCTGTCAATTATTTCATTCTTGACCGGCGGCTTTGGCgccaattttttttttttttcttaagtcaaaaaattttctagcatgcgatgagcttcatctAGTCCACTTGCCACACTTAGCGCGCAGAAACAATAAGCTAGGTACTTGAAAGATGTCTTTGAAGGACCAATTAGCTCAAGTGGCCGCTAACAATGCTACTGTTGCTCTGGATagaaagaagagacagaAACTGCATTCTGCGTCCTTGATCTATAACCCAAAAACCGCAGCTACTCAAGACTTCGACTTCATTTATGAAAATGCCGTGAACTCTCTccaggagcttgaagagcttgatagCCGCTTCAGGGTCTTCAGGAAGTCGCTGTTTGGCGCTTCCTCTGCTTCGATTGACAGAAATGTTCAAACCAAAGAGCAGGTCCGGGACTTGGACAATGCTGTAGACTTGTTCCTGATGCTGGTTTCGTCTAAGTGGCACTTAACGCCAGCTTTGCATGCAACTGAATGGCTGGTTCGCCGTTTCCAGATCCATGTGCACAATGCGGAATGTTTGTTGCTCTCGACTATCGATTACTACCAGTCACCCATATTCAAGAGGATTCTGAATATTGTGAAGCTCCCACCGCTATTTCATCCTCTGAGTAATTTTGTGAGAACAGAGCAATCGCCCTCCAGTCTCACCATTATAAAGTTGTTCAACGATATGgatttcttgcagctttACACCCAGTACTTGAGCAAGGTTATCAAACAGAGAGTGACATACACGAACCAACTGCTGTTCACAACATGCTCTTTTATAAATCTGATTGCATACAAGGCCAGCGACGGAGAGGCACTCAACAGCCTCGTTCCCATTATGCTTGAAATGTCAGCCAAGCTTTTGGGCTCTAACTCCGTCGATTGCCAAATTGCGGCCCACACCATATTGGTTGTTTTTGGATCCGCACTAcctctgaagaaagagatcGTGCTTGCTGCTACAGAAACTATTTTGGCCAACTTGACTGACGAGAAAGCTAAGAAGTCAGCATTGATTTCCGTGGGAAAGTTGTTTCAAACTCTAAAAGGCCATGGAAATGTTGACCAGTTGCCGGCAAATCTCTACAAAGCTTTCAACGCCAGATTCACCTTGGAATACCTTGCTGAATATTTGTCAGGTTCTGATAAAATAGTGATGGACAAGTTTGTTACTTCATACATTCGCTCAATATTACGGTACGATCACGATAAATTAGACAAACTTGTACccttgctgaagaaagtcgagcttgaaagctttgaactCAAACTCATTGTCATTGATTTGATCCATCTTTCTGAGGTATTCCAAGACAAAACTTTACTGGTTGGCATCTTCGAATATTTTATTGCGGTTGATGAAGATCGTGTCGTTAAGTGTCTGAAgtctctgaacttgagccCTGACCTATTTGAGCTGAGATTGACTACTTCGTTATTCACAGCTAAAGAGGACACTAATAACACGTTGAAGGACTTAGagtcttcaaaagttttgggCCTTAATTCAAACGTGGAGCCTTTCAGAGAGTTTCTTAACAAAAACTCGCAATACATCATTACCAAAAATACGTCTATCATGGTggaagacgacgaaaaATTTGGGAAGcttctctctctctttGTTGAGGCTGTTGCAAAGAAGTACCAGCCTGGTCTGTTTTTGTCATCTTTTTTCACCACCGTTGAAAGCCGGTTGACATTCCTCTTGAGAGTTATCATCTCGCCTGCGTGTCCAACAGCCCTTCGTTTGGCATCACTCTCGAACCTCTCTAAGCTGGTTAACCAGATTGGCCAAGACTCAAATCTGTTCAGCTTGATTCCTGTTTTAGTTGTGGCTCTGCATGACACATCTAAAAATATCAGAATTGctgtcaagaagatcatgaCTCAAATTGCCAAGAGACCTTTCACTAAACAATACTTCTTGGCCAACAAATTGTATGGCGACGTGGACATCCCTATGGTCAGCCCCAAAGATGCTGAAAACTGGCTGAAAAGGTTTTTAGATGAATACATGGTTGAGAATTACGAAATATCTAATCTTGTGATTCCGgaaaagctcagaaaaGTATTTATGATTTTTTGGGCTAATCAGGCCGTTCATATGCCTCTTCCTTACGCGAAAACAATTTTTATTCGGTTGGTGACTGGTAACAGTTCTTATAATGCATCCTTCTCCCTTCTCTTTGAGCAACTTGTCAAAAGATACTTACAGCAAAGAAATGCATGGGAGACCAAATGCATCGCTAACAAAAccaactttgaagcatttGAGAAGGCTGTTGTCTCTATAATCTCATCAAAGGAGAAAAACCCCGCTATCATGGAATTCATAgaaaactctttgaaatcCAATTATGAGCAGCTTTCGAGGCTGGTATCCGAGCGCCTCCTGCAGGTGTTTTCTACCCTCAAACTTACTCAGCAGCAACATATTGTTAAAAGCGTTATCGACTCCACGGCCGAAGGCGATCTCTACTATGACTCTGTTGGGCTTTTACAGTCTCTTCCCTTGGGCACAGAAGTATTTGTTTACCTTCTTGCTCTTTACCGTATCAACGATGATCAAGATGGTGGCGATTTTgcgaaaagaagaagacggagatcttcttcaactaACAGAGCTGTGTTGCAAAAGGAGGAGGTTTCGAAAGCTGCTGAGCTTTACTTAAGAAAGCTTACAATAACccttgaagctctcgaTCTCGCTAAGCCACAAGGGACTGAGGTGCTCTTATCAGCGCTGTTTAATGCTCTCGCAGATTTGGAGACGCTAGACCAAGACGGTGGTCTGCCTGTTCTTTACGCCCAGGAGACTCTTTCATCATGTATGATCTCCACCATAAGTTCCATGGAAACTGAATCGAAATCGAAACTACATCTTGTTCGGGCTGATATTATTGTATCAGCCATCACTTCTTCGCAATCTCCTCAAGTTCAGAATAAGCTACTACTTGTTATAGGAGAACTGGCGAAGCTTTGTCCAGAAACTGTTTTGCATTCTGTCATGCCTATTTTCATATTTATGGGAACGAAAACAATTCGCCAGGATGATGAGTATTCGAGTTTCGTTGTTGAGAAAACCATACAGAGAGTGATCCCTGCTTTACTCCAATCCAAACCTTCAGAAGtaaatgaagaagttgaattCCTCTTGACAAGTTTTGCCACTGCCTTCACTCATGTTCCAAAACACAGGCGTGTCAAGCTTTTTACTACGCTCACACGCACTCTGGGCCCTGAGACATCAATTGGACCATTCATGTTCCTCATTTCTCAGCAGTACTCATCACTTGTtaacaagttcaaaatcGCAGAAAGCAAGAGCTTTCTAGAGTTTATGAAGGTGTTTTTGGGGAAGTTTAATGTACTGGAACAGATAACAGGTTTGAACAAGCATTTTGAGCTAGTGAGCTCTATCTCAGAAAACTACACTGATGAACAGAAGGCGAAGCTCCTGACCAGTGCGTTGTTCTCAAATGGTGTGCTaaatttctcaagttctgaAAGCCtcactttcaagaagaacgcTTTAgagttcttggacaagATTGTTGGGGGAGATGAAGTTGATTATCAATCTTCAGTCAGtctgaagttgaaaatggtTGGCGCGCTTTGGGACAGCAACCTCGACAAAACCTTTTCTGAGaaggtcaaagaaaattttggcaaTATGTTGAAGAAGGTATTGGAGTCATTAGACGCATCCAGTGCTGCTGGTGCATTGAGCTTCGAAGGCGGAGAATCTCCATCGGCAGTCGAGCTTATGGATTTGCATCAAAGTGTTAGAAAAACTCTTTTCCAACTTCTAGGCCACACGTTGGATCTTCTTCCTATCAAGGAGTTTGTTGGAGCAACCCTTCCTTTAATTTCGCAAGATGGCTCAGAGGCAATCAATCATCACCTcatcttgattttgaccTCTAAATTTGACCTGGAGCCTATCGAGAGGGCCAACTTTGCAGATGAAGTTATTGAAACGCTGTTTGCCattatcaaaaaacaaaaccagGCTGATAGCATTGTTCAAGTTTCACTAAATGCTTTAAGTTCCCTGATAGCCAAATTTGGAGAGAATTTGAAGTCCAGCCTGATCACCGAATGCATGAGTGTTTCGTGCAACCTATTGCTCTCTGAGAAAACTGAGATAGagatctcttctttggctgTACTCACTAGTGCAGTACAGGTGCTGGGTATCAAATCGATTGCATTCTACCCAAGAATAGTGGGCCCATCAATAAAGATTTTCAAGGCACTTGAGAACAGTGAAGTCGAGATCAAGGAACAGCTACAATTGTCGGTTGTGCTGGTTTTCGCTTCGATGATCAAGCGTATTCCagctttcttgatttcaaaCTTGGTTGAAGTGCTGAACATTGTGTTTTTCGCCgatcaagttcaagattCCGTGCGTTTATCTGttatttctttgataacTGAGCATATGGATTTGAAAGAGGTCTTAAGAGCTTTGAACAAAGTGTGGTTGTCTGACGTGAGCAAAACACATGATTCTGTGGCAATctcattgtttttggctAGTCTTGAATCTTTGGTTGAAGCTCTCGACAAAAAGACAGCCACCGCCGAATCGCCCATCTTTTTCAGACTGCTGTTGTCGCTGTTCGAATACAGATCGACAAGCGAGTTTGACCATAACACCATCAGCCGAATCGAAGCTTCCGTGCATGGCATTGCTAACGCatatgttttgaagctcaatgATAAGGTATTCAGGCCGTTATTTGCTCTAACTGTTAGATGGGCTTTCGATGGCGAAGGTGTTGTAAGCACTGGTATTACCAGAAACGAGAGGTTGAttgccttcttcaagtttttcaacagaCTCCAagagaacttgagagcTATCGTTACCTCATACTTCACTTACTTGTTAGACCCTACCGTCGACcttttgatgtctttcAGTGAAGCAAAAACTACTGAGCCCAACCTGCGTAGACTCGTTCTAAACTCGCTAACTTCCAGTTTCAAATTTGACAGAGATGAATACTGGAAGTCTACATCGAGATTCGAGGTTGTCTCTGAGGCATTGGTTGCCCAATTATCTAACATCGAAGACTCAGTTGGTAGATACCTTGTCAAGGCAACCAGTTCTTTGGCAGTAAACAATGCCGGCGCCGAGGAACACAACAAATCCATGAACACTATGTTGATTTCCCACATGAAATCATCATGTTCTAGCTCCGAAAAACTATGGGCGGTGCGGATAGTTAAAACTATCTACTCCAAGGTCGGCGAGGGCTGGCTCGTCTTTTTGCCTCAGCTTGTACCAATCATTGCCGAGCTTCtcgaggacgaagatgaagatgtGGAGTCTGAAGTTCGCACCGGTCTGGttaaagttgttgaaaacgttCTGGGCGAACCATTTGATAGATACCTTGATTGAAGTTAGTAAATAGACTTCTATTATCTAAAATTTAAGACATGTAATATAAAAAGCGACTGAAGCAGGTCGAAGAGGCCTGGTAAACTAATATATTTCTCGGTATCCTTGTACACCGAGATCTGGTTTATGCTTGCCTCggtgaaaaaaaatgacAACTCAAACAATAAGATGCCCGTATTATAGGAACTAACACATAAGACGCGCCGCGGAACAAGGGCGATGTCAGAGCTCCCGGTAACAACGCAAGATCTCGAAAACAAGACAGCAAAGACTGGGCTTCCTCCAGTGCTGAAAAGGCTATTTAAATCGCATAAAAACCTGGACTTCGAGACGGCAACATGGGAAATGATAAATCTAGTTTTTAAACCCCGGAAGGCATACAGATCTCTATATTACCAGCGGCAGACCAGGAACAGATGGTCCCGGGACGATCCCTCTTTTTTTATTTTGCAGGTTGGATTACTGTTCATCAGTTCGCTCGTCTGGTCCGTTGTGTATGGTCATTCCTTCAAAGGGTTTATCAAGATGATGTTTAACATGATATTCATCGACTTCTTCGCAGTGGGATTCATAGTGGCCACCCTATTCTGGGCTACGCTGAATagaagctttttcaagtttaGGTCTGCGCAGAATGCGCACGTTGAATGGGCATACTGTTTTGACGTACATTGTAACGCGTTCCTAGTGGTTTGGTGCTTGCTCTACCTAGTGCAGTTCTTACTGCTTCCTGCCATCAATTTGCACAGATGGATAGGGCTCTTCATCGGCAACACGCTCTATTGTGCCGCATTCGGCCAGTATTTCGTGCTCACCTTCTATGGCTACAGCCAGCTCCCAATCCTCAAGAACGTCAACTTCATCCTACTGCCAACAATGGTGTTCGCTGGGGTATACCTTGTGAGCCTGTTTGGTCTCGAGCTCTCGAAGGTGTTCCAGTTTCACTCCTACTAAAAACTGCGCACACTTAACCGGTGCTTCTCTACGCAATGCACTAAAAATCTTTAACTTCGAAACCTACACAAATGCCGCGGCGCTTCCGCCATTAACTCCCTTACGCAACTTCGTCTACTTCCTCGAGGACCATCACGCCCGCGAAGGGCTGGAGATCGTTGTCTAGGCTTCCCGGACGTGAGCCCTGGAACACAAGCACGGGGAACTCGTACTCGGGATCCTCGGGGAGCGGGTCCTTCCACGGCGGGCCATGGTCGTCATCACCCGTCACCGGGAGCTCCACAAAGTCGATTCGCAGCGACTCCTGCTCGATCACGCAATAcagcttgaactttttctttgccagATCTTGCTCTTCGTTGTAATACAAAGCTCCCCATGACGTCCCTGTTACCCGCGCGGTGCACGAACCGATTCCAACGATACGCTTATGAGGTGCTCTTAGATGCATACTGCACACACCCAGAAGCCCGTTCTCTATTTCGATATTAGCGCTCGCACATCTCTGAAACAGCCTTGTTCGTACCATCCGCTAGCCCTGAAAACTTGTGCTCTTGGAGCCCAGTGTATGGAGCCCATCAGCGAGATGCTGCGAGTACCTCCATCTTTATAGCCCGTAACCAAGACTGTTGATATTGACTGGACAATTACGAGCGACAGctagaaaaaaaaaagtttatGAGTTAATGAGTTACGAGCTTTTTTGACacatttgaaaatgagttAGATGACGTCTACTGATAAAGTAATGAGTCAATGAGTTAAGTGGAAAGTCAATGAGTTCGTAAATAATATGTAGATGAAGCTGACAGTAAATCTTAGCTGCGGCTCGCCGGGAGGATAGCTTGGAGCGTCTGAGCGTGGTCATTAGATGATTAGAAGGAGCCCAGAGCGTCACATGCCGTTAGTGAACATTTGAGATGTTCAATACGAATGGAATTTTTTTCCGGCCACAGATGTCATAGGTGCGAGATGCGGGTTGCTAAGGGCATGGTAAGTTCCGCATTTTTGGTCGTTGCGCGGAATAGTTTTATTCCGTGGAAGTTGGGCAGGCTTTGGCTGTTCAGATAACAAAGGCGCGAGCCTCGGCTCACTCGTTGGCCGAGACAACTAGAGCACGTGCTTCAGCTCGTTCTGAGTCTCTCCACAAGTCTTCGAATACGCTTCTGCTCAGCCGTATCCTGCTGCGCAGCTGGTCTGCCTCTGTCTTGGTACCAAAGCTTGGGCCATGCGGGCTTGTGGGGGAAATCTGCTTGGCGCTGTTGAACAAGCGCTCGAATTCAACATCCTTCTCTGCGGTGTTTAAACATAGTAGCGGGCCTCGGGGCATGGGCCTGGTCTCAGAACGCAGCAGTTTTTGGCGCTCGAGAACCTTTGATTTGATGTCCTGGTCTTTGCACATGTTCTTGACCGTTGAGACAATAATTTTCTCGCCGACAACGCCGGACGACGGAAAACGCTCTATCGTTTTCAGCTGGTTGCTCAGTCGTTCCGCGAGAAGCTTGGTATGTAGATCGTTCCGGTACCAGAATTTGGATGCAGGGGCCGCGTGCccgtcttcgtcctcatcgACCACTGGCGAGTGGGACTGTGCGTCTGCAGCCGCGAAAAGACGGAGCCTATTGTTCCCCGGCCAGTTGCTGTCGCTTTTGGAGGCAAAAGCGCTGCTGTCTGAGCAGCCGGAAAGGTCCTCCCCGCTTGCGAAGCTGTCGaacctttttttcagcacCTCCATTTTCATCTGCAGCCGCGACGTGTGGGACCCGGTGCTGGAATTCGAGGCGGACCTGGTGGAAAGGTCTTTCTGGAAAGCCTCGAGAGCCATGGACTCCGCCTTTGACAGTCGTCGCCCGGGTACTTTGGTCAGAGGCGACTGATTGGAGCTTCCGATGCTCGGGGCGTCGTTGATTTCGCTAGTCTTGGGGGTCTCTATGATGTCGTCAAACTTGTTGTCGAAGGCGTACTCGTGCGGGAAAAGCTCTTCGTTTATGGCTGTTTCGATCTCGTTCTCGAGAAACCTCGCTTTAGCGTCTTCGTCCTGCTCCTGCACATCGTCAGCAAGGGAGCTCTTGTGTATAAGTTCAGGCCCTCCCTCCACGAGAGACTGGTTGCGGGCCTGAACGCTGCCTCCGGCGGGCGCGCCTGTTGTGGGGCCCGTGTTTAGTTTTTTAGACCTCAGTTCAAGGCTCAAGGACAGGCTGGAAGGCGCGGCGTCGGCCTGGCGGATGCTTGCGAGGGTAGGAATGTGCGTTgtgctcgagcttttgGGCCTTGTCGCGAGATTCCTCGCAAACTGGTAGTGGCTTATGGGGTTGTGCTCGGAGCTAGATTGACTTCCCCTGTCGTTCTGGGACGCGTATATGTGTACGTTGAGCGGAGCGCCGCCAGGCGTGGTGCCTCGACCATCGGTGGCTGCATGCGAGCCTGCTCGCTGGTCTCGCACCAAAAATGCGCCCGAATTACGCTTGTTTTTCAGGTTGTGGAACAGTACGCTGGCAGCAGAGCTGCGCTGGCGGTTTGCCATGAGCTTCGAGGCGTGATGGTTCATGTTGGAGCTCGGCAGCGCCGGCTCTTCATGGGTGCTCTCGGAGACTGTGTACAAGGATGTTGTCCGCAGAAGCGGCTGTCTCTTGGGTAGTTTTTGACTGTTATTCAACGCCGCAGATAATTCGCTCGGATTCTGGCTCCCATTGCTCTCTTCCAACCCCGTGTGCAAACGGCTTTTCGATCGACCTCTCATGCGTGGTTACAGCCTACTCGCGGCCGTTTGAGACTCCCTCCTGGTCGTGCACCTGGGTTTCAAGCCAGTAAGTCGCTCCTTCCGTATAAGTACGCAACCGTTGTCGAAACATTGTTCTTCCCTATTCCAAATGGTTTGTTCTTGACCCTTGATCTGTCTTATCGCCCAGCCCTTATCACCTTGAGGCATTCACAATTAGGTGCAAGGTCATGTGACCTGTTTTCATGCATGAGAATCTGATGTAATAAGACCATGCGATAAATTCTCTGATAAGGACATCAGCCGGCCGTTCTTGACACTAACGGAGTCTCTGTGGGAACGGTGCTATGTTTGTTAACGGATAAGGTTCTGTCACATTGTATAGTGCGGCTGGTAgccatttttcaaacaatCAAACCTTAAACTATCTGAGTTGCTTGTGGAAAAGCACGCATGTTGCTTCCGCTGCATCCGTGCTAAGTAGTTGTCCCAATCGGGATGCACTGTTTTCGTGAATTACGTTCTTAAGCTGTGTCTGGCGTTTTATTGCTTATCTAGTGTTTCGTTACAGATTTGTATCAGCATAATCTTTTTTGTCGATATTGTCTTAGTTGCGAGACTAGTCAGACTGAGCGCGCTCGAGTGACTTGAATGATGGCAttggtgctgctgctttggGGCTTGCGAAGCTTCTCAGGGTGGAGCAGTCAGcaagagctgaagagcaGGCCCTTCAGCCCGTAACAGTGCGCTAGCGTGCATCGTAAGACCGAAGTGCTCTTTCCAGGTGTTCTATTATGTAACTATTGCTCGTAAATATGGCGAAGTATGGGACATACTTTAGTATTAAAGGCGTGAAGCAGTTCACTTGTGCAATGTAAGGAAAATACTTGGTTTGGTTGGCCACACGCAAAAGCGCCAGCGACTTTGGGTCGCGCCACTGCGGCCTTTAGAGCaggagaagcttcttcgaaaatGTCTGGGCTGCCATTCCAGCTACGAAGCTAGTTAGCGGCAACGAGGACGGGTTTGAGGAAAACCCTTTCAGTCGTAGATGTCGATGGGTGGCAATCTGTCGGCATTGTAGAACCAATTCTTGGATTCGACTTCTTTAGCAAGCCAGTCAGTAGGAAATACAACCAGGTGGCCGTGAATGCGCTCCAGAATCCTTCTAGCCGTGTGCTTGTCGAAAATACGCTGGTTTGCCCCGTATAGTACGCTGCTAGagagcttcatcttcagagCACTCGAGCGTGCCCGGGAGTCGTGTTGGGAAGCGTTGTTTTTGGCGTTCGTGCTGTTAGGGGCcgttttgaaagaggagTCGTCCTCAGTGTTGGAAACTTGGGGCTGAGGCTTGCCTGGTATGTTctgctgctccagctcAATCAAGGTGTCTTGAGTAGAGTTAAATTCCTCCTGCATGCGGTTGAAGTCTTTATAGTCGCGCCAAGTCTGTACCGAGTTGTCCGGCTGACAGTGGAACACTAGTCGGAATAACATGGTGTTGCGCAGCGCGATGGCAAACCACATGTCCTCGTAGAAAAGGTCCGAAAGTGGATCTTCAAACGCATATGGATCGATaaacttgagcttgaggaaCGCTTTCTGACGCGACTTGTAGCCGCCAATGGGCGGCAATAGCTGCAAAAGCATGTCGTCAATGATCTCATCATCCAGCTCCTGCTTTTGCAGGATTCCAGCGTGCTTCTCATGCGTGCGAGCTGACTCG
Encoded here:
- a CDS encoding KLTH0E15444p (conserved hypothetical protein), which produces MRGRSKSRLHTGLEESNGSQNPSELSAALNNSQKLPKRQPLLRTTSLYTVSESTHEEPALPSSNMNHHASKLMANRQRSSAASVLFHNLKNKRNSGAFLVRDQRAGSHAATDGRGTTPGGAPLNVHIYASQNDRGSQSSSEHNPISHYQFARNLATRPKSSSTTHIPTLASIRQADAAPSSLSLSLELRSKKLNTGPTTGAPAGGSVQARNQSLVEGGPELIHKSSLADDVQEQDEDAKARFLENEIETAINEELFPHEYAFDNKFDDIIETPKTSEINDAPSIGSSNQSPLTKVPGRRLSKAESMALEAFQKDLSTRSASNSSTGSHTSRLQMKMEVLKKRFDSFASGEDLSGCSDSSAFASKSDSNWPGNNRLRLFAAADAQSHSPVVDEDEDGHAAPASKFWYRNDLHTKLLAERLSNQLKTIERFPSSGVVGEKIIVSTVKNMCKDQDIKSKVLERQKLLRSETRPMPRGPLLCLNTAEKDVEFERLFNSAKQISPTSPHGPSFGTKTEADQLRSRIRLSRSVFEDLWRDSERAEARALVVSANE
- the GMH1 gene encoding Gmh1p (similar to uniprot|P36125 Saccharomyces cerevisiae YKR030W GMH1 Golgi membrane protein of unknown function interacts with Gea1p and Gea2p required for localization of Gea2p computational analysis suggests a possible role in either cell wall synthesis or protein- vacuolar targeting) gives rise to the protein MSELPVTTQDLENKTAKTGLPPVLKRLFKSHKNLDFETATWEMINLVFKPRKAYRSLYYQRQTRNRWSRDDPSFFILQVGLLFISSLVWSVVYGHSFKGFIKMMFNMIFIDFFAVGFIVATLFWATLNRSFFKFRSAQNAHVEWAYCFDVHCNAFLVVWCLLYLVQFLLLPAINLHRWIGLFIGNTLYCAAFGQYFVLTFYGYSQLPILKNVNFILLPTMVFAGVYLVSLFGLELSKVFQFHSY
- a CDS encoding KLTH0E15422p (conserved hypothetical protein), yielding MVRTRLFQRCASANIEIENGLLGVCSMHLRAPHKRIVGIGSCTARVTGTSWGALYYNEEQDLAKKKFKLYCVIEQESLRIDFVELPVTGDDDHGPPWKDPLPEDPEYEFPVLVFQGSRPGSLDNDLQPFAGVMVLEEVDEVA